One Sphingomonas sp. FARSPH DNA segment encodes these proteins:
- a CDS encoding alpha/beta hydrolase family protein: MDWKGKARALVVAAGGVAAGGITPAGADTPTPPGAPTLAQRFGARERVRDISLSPDGTHVAIVGSGATRDTITIIDLATGTPKTMNATMPGSVQLTNCGFSAADRLVCRYRGITDLYTLKVAYTRTVGLDTAGGNVRYLGRRTGMDATRASQFDGEVIDWRDGDGSVLMTHDYVPQESPGSITRSGRDGLGVDLVDTRTGKFVTVEQPNQIATDYIADGLGNVRIRVVAPRHVDGLLKGQTVYAYRAKGGGDWKAFSTSTPDNNVLEPIAVDGSADVAYAVRGLDGRRALYRVALDGTMKEELVSSNPSVDVGALVPIGRRGRIIGATYVTDRRHVDYFDPEYRKLAASLARALPKTPLIQFMGASGDESRLLVFASSDVDPGVYYTYDKKTRHLDAITLARPELEGLPLAEMTAITFEAKDGTKIPAYLTLPPGGARKGLPTIVMPHGGPSYRDEWGFDWLVQYFAQAGYAVLQPNFRGSSGYGEAFFANNGFRSWQTAIGDVTDAGRWLVKEGIADPAKLAIVGWSYGGYAALQANVVDPDLFKAAIAIAPVTDLAMTKREAEGFENEKLVAAQVGSGPAIAAGSPARHADRFKAPVLMFHGDQDINVGVDQSRTMDRALSRAGKQARLVVFPKLDHQLDDATVRAQMLSDSDAFLRKAMNM, encoded by the coding sequence ATGGACTGGAAGGGGAAGGCCCGCGCGCTCGTCGTCGCGGCGGGGGGCGTGGCGGCAGGCGGGATCACGCCGGCGGGGGCGGATACGCCGACGCCGCCGGGTGCGCCGACGCTGGCACAGCGGTTCGGCGCGCGCGAGCGCGTGCGCGACATCAGCCTGTCGCCCGATGGCACGCATGTCGCGATCGTCGGATCCGGCGCGACGCGCGACACGATCACGATCATCGACCTGGCGACGGGCACGCCCAAGACGATGAACGCGACCATGCCCGGATCGGTGCAGCTGACCAATTGCGGCTTTTCCGCTGCGGACCGGCTGGTCTGTCGATACCGGGGCATCACCGATCTCTACACGCTCAAGGTCGCCTATACCCGCACGGTCGGCCTCGATACGGCGGGCGGCAACGTTCGCTATCTGGGGCGTCGCACCGGCATGGACGCGACGCGCGCCAGCCAGTTCGACGGCGAGGTGATCGACTGGCGCGACGGCGATGGATCGGTGTTGATGACGCACGATTACGTGCCGCAGGAATCGCCCGGATCGATCACCCGATCGGGCCGCGACGGATTGGGCGTCGACCTGGTCGACACGCGCACGGGCAAGTTCGTGACGGTGGAACAGCCCAACCAGATCGCGACCGACTATATCGCCGATGGCCTGGGCAACGTGCGTATCCGCGTCGTCGCGCCGCGGCACGTCGATGGGCTGCTGAAGGGGCAGACGGTGTACGCCTACCGGGCGAAGGGCGGCGGCGACTGGAAGGCATTCAGCACCTCCACCCCCGACAACAACGTGCTGGAGCCGATCGCGGTCGATGGCAGCGCGGACGTCGCCTATGCGGTGCGCGGGCTGGACGGACGGCGGGCGCTGTACCGCGTCGCGCTGGACGGCACGATGAAGGAGGAGCTGGTTTCCAGCAACCCCTCGGTCGACGTCGGCGCGCTGGTGCCGATCGGGCGGCGCGGGCGGATCATCGGCGCGACCTATGTCACCGATCGCCGCCATGTCGATTATTTCGACCCGGAATATCGCAAGCTCGCCGCCTCGCTCGCGCGCGCCCTGCCCAAGACGCCGCTGATCCAGTTCATGGGCGCATCGGGTGACGAGAGCCGCCTGCTCGTGTTCGCGAGCAGCGATGTCGATCCGGGTGTCTATTATACCTACGACAAGAAGACGCGGCATCTGGACGCGATCACGCTGGCGCGGCCGGAACTGGAAGGGTTGCCGCTCGCCGAGATGACGGCGATCACGTTCGAGGCGAAGGACGGAACCAAAATTCCCGCCTATCTGACGTTGCCGCCGGGCGGCGCGCGCAAGGGGCTACCGACGATCGTCATGCCGCATGGCGGACCCAGCTATCGCGACGAATGGGGATTCGACTGGCTCGTCCAGTATTTCGCGCAGGCCGGCTATGCGGTGCTGCAACCCAATTTCCGCGGATCGAGCGGCTATGGCGAGGCCTTCTTCGCCAACAATGGTTTTCGGTCGTGGCAGACCGCCATCGGCGACGTCACCGATGCGGGGCGCTGGCTGGTCAAGGAAGGGATCGCTGATCCGGCGAAGCTCGCGATCGTCGGCTGGTCCTACGGCGGCTATGCCGCGCTGCAGGCGAATGTCGTCGATCCCGACCTGTTCAAGGCAGCGATCGCGATCGCGCCGGTCACCGACCTTGCGATGACGAAGCGCGAGGCGGAGGGGTTCGAGAACGAGAAATTGGTCGCGGCGCAGGTCGGCTCCGGCCCCGCCATTGCGGCCGGGTCGCCCGCGCGTCACGCCGACCGCTTCAAGGCGCCCGTGCTGATGTTCCACGGCGACCAGGACATCAACGTCGGCGTCGACCAGTCGCGCACGATGGATCGGGCGCTGTCGCGTGCGGGCAAGCAGGCGCGGCTCGTCGTCTTCCCGAAGCTGGACCACCAGCTCGACGATGCGACCGTGCGCGCGCAGATGCTGTCGGACTCGGACGCCTTCCTGCGCAAGGCGATGAACATGTGA
- a CDS encoding phosphocholine cytidylyltransferase family protein — MMITTGLLLAAGAGSRLRDVTPYKPLCPVAGRALIDHALEGMAAAGLTRAVVSLGYGADAIAAHLVERAWPLAVAVVMTDWHQPNGVSALAARDWIGADGVVMAMCDHLVRPAHYRRLAEAGAGDGLSLGIDRRLGHPWVDPLDVTCVATQGDRIVAIGKELAPHDCYDTGVFAVGPAFFDALATLDSPSLTEGVRILAAKGRARVVDCSDLPWIDVDDAPAFAHAEGWMAKRAA; from the coding sequence ATGATGATCACGACGGGCCTGCTGCTCGCCGCCGGCGCCGGCAGCCGGCTCCGGGACGTCACTCCCTACAAGCCGCTGTGTCCGGTCGCGGGGCGCGCGCTGATCGACCATGCGCTGGAAGGCATGGCGGCGGCGGGTCTGACGCGCGCGGTCGTCTCGCTCGGCTATGGCGCGGATGCGATCGCCGCGCATCTGGTCGAGCGCGCCTGGCCGCTCGCGGTCGCGGTGGTGATGACCGATTGGCACCAGCCCAACGGCGTCTCCGCGCTGGCCGCGCGCGACTGGATCGGTGCGGACGGCGTGGTGATGGCGATGTGCGACCATCTCGTCCGCCCCGCGCATTACCGCCGGCTGGCCGAGGCGGGCGCGGGCGACGGGCTCAGCCTCGGCATCGATCGCCGGCTCGGCCACCCGTGGGTCGATCCGCTCGACGTCACCTGCGTCGCGACGCAGGGCGACCGCATCGTCGCGATCGGCAAGGAACTGGCACCGCACGACTGCTACGACACCGGCGTGTTCGCGGTCGGCCCCGCCTTCTTCGATGCGCTCGCGACGCTCGACAGCCCGTCGCTGACCGAAGGGGTGCGGATTCTCGCCGCCAAGGGCCGCGCCCGCGTCGTCGATTGCAGCGACCTGCCGTGGATCGACGTCGACGACGCCCCCGCCTTTGCGCATGCCGAAGGATGGATGGCGAAGCGGGCGGCCTGA
- a CDS encoding inositol-3-phosphate synthase produces MTSINIAIIGIGNCASSLVQGLEHYREGANDTVGLMHWEVGGYKPSDIKVVAAWDVDARKVGKDVADAIFAKPNCTAVFAPNVTATGTIVRMGAVLDGVADHMGDYKDERTFVVANDTQPSKADVVAELKRSGAEVLMNYLPVGSQEATEFYAECALEAGVAFVNNIPVFIASNPEWAAKFEAAGVPIIGDDIKAQLGATIVHRVLTDLFAKRGVKLDRTYQLNTGGNTDFLNMANHRRLASKKVSKTEAVQSVAAERLEDDNVHIGPSDYVPWQNDNKVCFLRMEGQLFGGVPMNLELRLSVEDSPNSAGVAIDMIRCAKIARDRGLAGVIDPASAYFCKHPRTQMTDDIAHAEVEAFIKAA; encoded by the coding sequence ATGACGTCCATCAACATCGCGATCATCGGCATCGGCAATTGCGCCAGTTCGCTGGTGCAAGGCCTCGAACATTATCGCGAAGGCGCGAACGACACTGTCGGGCTGATGCACTGGGAGGTCGGCGGCTACAAGCCGAGCGACATCAAGGTCGTCGCCGCCTGGGACGTCGATGCGCGCAAAGTGGGCAAGGACGTCGCGGACGCGATCTTCGCCAAGCCCAATTGCACCGCGGTCTTCGCGCCCAACGTCACCGCGACGGGTACGATCGTGCGTATGGGCGCGGTGCTGGACGGCGTCGCCGACCATATGGGCGATTACAAGGATGAGCGCACGTTCGTCGTCGCCAACGACACGCAGCCGAGCAAGGCCGACGTCGTCGCGGAGCTCAAGCGCTCGGGCGCGGAGGTGCTGATGAACTATTTGCCCGTCGGCAGCCAGGAAGCGACCGAATTCTACGCCGAATGCGCGCTCGAGGCGGGCGTCGCCTTCGTCAACAACATCCCCGTGTTCATCGCATCGAACCCCGAATGGGCCGCGAAGTTCGAGGCGGCGGGCGTGCCGATCATCGGCGACGACATCAAGGCGCAGCTGGGCGCGACGATCGTCCACCGCGTGCTGACCGACCTGTTCGCCAAGCGCGGCGTCAAGCTCGACCGCACCTACCAGCTCAACACCGGCGGCAACACCGACTTCCTGAACATGGCGAACCACCGCCGCCTCGCCTCGAAGAAAGTGTCGAAAACCGAAGCCGTGCAGTCGGTCGCGGCGGAGCGGCTGGAGGACGACAACGTCCACATCGGCCCGTCGGATTACGTGCCCTGGCAGAACGATAACAAGGTCTGTTTCCTGCGCATGGAAGGCCAGCTGTTCGGCGGCGTGCCGATGAACCTGGAGCTGCGCCTGTCGGTCGAGGATTCGCCCAACAGCGCGGGCGTCGCGATCGACATGATCCGCTGCGCCAAGATCGCGCGCGACCGCGGGCTCGCCGGCGTGATCGACCCGGCATCGGCCTATTTCTGCAAGCACCCCCGCACGCAGATGACCGACGACATCGCGCATGCCGAGGTCGAGGCGTTCATCAAGGCCGCATGA
- a CDS encoding CDP-alcohol phosphatidyltransferase family protein, protein MTIPPRDGSRDRRIEDPSNLYLIHPAAHALLGRALAWRVSANSVSIVGLICGGVAAAAFSQWHRPGAALVGLGFAIAWLIADGLDGMIARATGTASALGRMLDGLCDHGVFTLIYLSLAFTVGTPEGWLLAVAAGAAHAVQSSLYEGERARFHRRVRGQPLAAPAVSSGPWLVRLYDSVAFAVDRAAMPFERRFAAAPDRAAFAAAYAARAVPAMRLEALLTANVRVLAIVLACLAASPAAFWWFEIVPLSLICAAGLLLHRRVERSFVHGAAATPTFLSSEQGQS, encoded by the coding sequence ATGACAATCCCGCCGCGGGATGGCTCGCGCGATCGCCGGATCGAGGACCCATCCAACCTCTATCTGATCCACCCGGCGGCACACGCGTTGCTGGGTCGCGCGCTGGCGTGGCGGGTGTCGGCCAACAGCGTCTCGATCGTCGGACTGATCTGCGGCGGGGTCGCCGCCGCCGCCTTTTCGCAATGGCATCGTCCCGGCGCCGCACTCGTCGGCCTCGGCTTCGCGATCGCCTGGCTGATCGCCGACGGGCTCGACGGGATGATCGCACGGGCGACCGGCACCGCCAGCGCGCTCGGCCGGATGCTCGACGGCCTGTGCGACCACGGCGTCTTCACGCTGATCTATCTTTCGCTCGCCTTCACCGTCGGCACGCCCGAAGGCTGGCTGCTGGCGGTCGCAGCGGGCGCGGCGCATGCCGTCCAGTCCAGCCTGTATGAGGGCGAGCGCGCCCGCTTCCACCGCCGCGTTCGCGGGCAGCCGCTCGCCGCGCCGGCCGTGTCTTCGGGCCCGTGGCTGGTGCGCCTGTATGATTCCGTCGCCTTTGCAGTCGATCGGGCGGCGATGCCGTTCGAACGCCGCTTCGCCGCCGCGCCCGACCGCGCCGCTTTTGCCGCCGCCTATGCCGCTCGCGCCGTCCCGGCGATGCGGCTGGAGGCGCTGCTGACCGCCAACGTCCGCGTGCTCGCGATCGTCCTCGCCTGCCTCGCTGCCAGCCCGGCCGCCTTCTGGTGGTTCGAGATCGTGCCGCTCAGCCTGATCTGCGCGGCGGGCCTGCTTCTCCACCGGCGCGTCGAACGCAGCTTCGTCCACGGCGCCGCCGCCACCCCCACCTTCCTTTCCAGTGAACAGGGTCAATCATGA
- a CDS encoding NAD(+) synthase, which yields MTDLAAFASIHRHGMVRVAAATPRASVGDVAANVAAAVALARDADARGVDLVVFPELNLTSYALDDLHLQSAQQRASAEAVVAFARETAALAPLLLVGAALERNGRLYNCAIAVSRGRILGVVPKTFLPNYREYYEKRWFASGMGVAGLSIRLGEVDVPFGTDLIFAADDLPCFVVHAEICEDYWAPAPPSTAGALAGALVCCNLSASNIVIGKARERELLAAAQSARASCAYIYSAAGPGESTTDLAWDGQGLIHELGECLAQSDRFAAEPGLTIADIDLERLTQERLRNGTFNDAAIAAGHPETRFRRIGFDHRAPVADIGLQRRIRRFPFVPNDPARRDADCYEAFNIQVSALAKRLEAARAKTLVIGVSGGLDSTHALIVAAKAMDRLGRPRSDILGFTLPGFATGDTTKGNAWALMRALGTGAEEIDIRPAARRMLEDMGHPFGRGEPVYDVTFENVQAGLRTDYLFRLANQRGGLVLGTGDLSELALGWCTYGVGDQMSHYAVNAGVPKTLIQFLIRWCIRTGQYDADTNRVLVDILAQEISPELVPADADTGALQSTEQMIGPYALNDFFAHYVVRHGLAPSKIAFLAWHAWRDAAAGAWPEDYPAAARTAYDLATIRHWLERFLIRFFQTSQFKRSALPNGPKVSAGGALSPRGDWRAPSDGTAAVWLDELRRNVPAGG from the coding sequence ATGACCGATCTCGCCGCCTTCGCCTCGATCCACCGCCACGGCATGGTCCGCGTTGCCGCGGCGACGCCGCGCGCCAGCGTCGGCGATGTCGCGGCGAACGTTGCGGCGGCGGTCGCGCTGGCGCGGGACGCGGACGCACGCGGTGTTGACCTCGTGGTGTTCCCGGAGCTCAACCTCACCTCCTACGCGCTCGACGACCTGCATCTGCAGAGCGCGCAGCAGCGCGCGAGCGCGGAAGCGGTGGTCGCCTTCGCGCGCGAAACCGCGGCGCTTGCCCCGCTGCTGCTCGTCGGCGCGGCGCTGGAGAGGAACGGCCGGCTGTACAATTGCGCGATCGCGGTGTCGCGCGGCCGCATTCTGGGCGTCGTCCCCAAGACGTTCCTGCCCAATTACCGCGAATATTACGAGAAGCGCTGGTTCGCGAGCGGCATGGGCGTGGCCGGCCTGTCGATCCGGCTGGGCGAGGTGGACGTGCCGTTCGGCACCGACCTGATCTTCGCCGCCGACGACCTGCCCTGCTTCGTCGTGCATGCGGAAATCTGCGAGGATTACTGGGCGCCGGCCCCGCCCTCCACCGCGGGCGCGCTCGCAGGCGCGCTGGTCTGCTGCAACCTGTCCGCCTCGAACATCGTCATCGGCAAGGCACGCGAACGCGAACTGCTCGCCGCCGCGCAATCGGCGCGCGCATCGTGCGCCTACATCTATTCCGCCGCCGGGCCGGGAGAGAGCACGACCGACCTTGCCTGGGATGGACAGGGGCTGATCCACGAACTGGGCGAATGCCTCGCGCAGTCGGATCGGTTCGCCGCCGAGCCGGGCCTGACGATCGCCGACATCGATCTCGAACGGCTGACGCAGGAACGGCTGCGCAACGGCACGTTCAACGACGCCGCCATCGCCGCCGGCCATCCCGAAACGCGCTTTCGCCGCATCGGCTTCGATCATCGCGCACCCGTCGCCGACATCGGCCTGCAGCGCCGGATACGCCGCTTTCCCTTCGTGCCCAACGATCCCGCGCGGCGCGACGCCGATTGCTACGAGGCGTTCAATATCCAGGTCTCTGCGCTGGCCAAGCGCCTCGAGGCGGCGCGCGCGAAGACGTTGGTGATCGGCGTTTCGGGCGGGCTCGATTCGACGCATGCGCTGATCGTCGCGGCCAAGGCGATGGACCGGCTGGGCCGGCCGCGGAGCGATATCCTCGGCTTCACGCTGCCGGGGTTCGCGACCGGCGACACGACCAAGGGAAATGCCTGGGCGCTGATGCGCGCGCTCGGCACCGGCGCGGAAGAGATCGACATCCGCCCCGCCGCGCGGCGCATGCTGGAGGATATGGGCCACCCCTTCGGCCGCGGCGAGCCCGTCTACGATGTGACGTTCGAGAATGTGCAGGCGGGGCTGCGCACCGATTACCTCTTCCGCCTCGCCAACCAGCGCGGCGGGCTGGTGCTCGGCACCGGCGACCTCAGCGAACTTGCGCTCGGCTGGTGCACCTATGGCGTCGGCGACCAGATGAGCCATTATGCCGTCAACGCGGGCGTGCCCAAGACGCTGATCCAGTTCCTGATCCGCTGGTGCATCCGCACGGGGCAGTATGACGCCGACACCAATCGCGTGCTCGTCGACATCCTCGCGCAAGAGATTTCGCCCGAGCTGGTGCCCGCCGATGCGGATACCGGCGCGCTGCAATCGACCGAGCAGATGATCGGCCCCTATGCGCTCAACGACTTCTTCGCGCATTACGTCGTCCGTCACGGCCTCGCGCCGTCGAAGATCGCATTCCTCGCCTGGCATGCATGGCGCGATGCGGCGGCGGGCGCCTGGCCGGAGGATTATCCGGCCGCCGCGCGCACCGCCTATGACCTGGCGACCATCCGCCACTGGCTGGAACGCTTCTTGATCCGCTTCTTCCAGACCAGCCAGTTCAAGCGCTCCGCTTTGCCCAATGGCCCGAAGGTGTCGGCCGGCGGTGCGCTCAGCCCGCGCGGCGACTGGCGCGCACCCTCCGATGGCACGGCGGCGGTGTGGCTGGATGAGCTGCGCCGGAATGTGCCGGCTGGAGGCTAA
- a CDS encoding ArsC family reductase has translation MTTIYGIKNCDTMKKARAWLDAHGVDYAFHDYKVEDVTADRVRGWVDRLGWEAVLNRAGTTFRKLPEADRAGLDADKAVALMLAQPSMIKRPMLEHGDTLIAGFRPERYAAVFG, from the coding sequence ATGACGACGATCTACGGCATCAAGAATTGCGACACGATGAAGAAGGCGCGCGCGTGGCTCGATGCCCACGGCGTCGATTATGCCTTTCACGACTATAAGGTTGAGGACGTGACGGCGGATCGGGTGCGGGGCTGGGTCGATCGACTGGGATGGGAGGCGGTGCTCAACCGGGCCGGGACGACGTTTCGCAAGCTGCCGGAGGCGGACAGGGCGGGGCTGGATGCGGACAAGGCGGTGGCGCTCATGCTTGCGCAGCCGTCGATGATCAAACGACCGATGTTGGAGCATGGGGATACGCTGATCGCGGGGTTTCGGCCCGAGCGGTATGCGGCGGTGTTCGGGTGA